From uncultured Desulfobacter sp., the proteins below share one genomic window:
- a CDS encoding reverse transcriptase domain-containing protein, translating into MKSKMRQLDLFVDQRSLFEKLCDEANLYAGFAAVKKNGGAPGIDGVTIEGFKDRVEEELAQLKKDLESWSYKPNPVRRVEIPKPGNAGVRLLGVPCVRDRVVHATLKLLLEPIIDPTFSDHSYGFRPGYSQQKAVAAAKQIVDRGKEYVVDLDLSKFFDRVNHDRLIYLLSGHVTDKRILRLIGMILRSGVMANGTVLLTKEGTVQGSPLSPLLSNVVLDELDKELERRGLEFYRYADDCVPRRQTLLQ; encoded by the coding sequence ATGAAAAGCAAAATGAGGCAACTTGACCTATTTGTTGATCAGAGAAGTCTCTTTGAGAAGCTCTGCGATGAGGCTAACCTGTACGCAGGCTTTGCAGCGGTGAAGAAGAACGGTGGGGCGCCTGGAATAGACGGTGTCACCATCGAGGGATTTAAGGACCGTGTTGAAGAAGAGCTGGCCCAGCTCAAGAAGGATCTCGAAAGCTGGAGCTATAAACCAAATCCGGTTCGACGGGTAGAGATACCTAAACCTGGCAATGCGGGCGTGCGTTTGCTTGGAGTACCTTGCGTACGTGACAGAGTGGTGCACGCCACATTAAAGCTTCTACTGGAACCTATAATTGATCCTACCTTTTCTGACCACAGCTATGGCTTTCGTCCCGGATACAGCCAGCAGAAGGCAGTGGCGGCAGCCAAACAGATAGTGGACAGAGGGAAAGAATATGTTGTAGACCTTGATCTTTCAAAATTTTTCGACCGAGTGAATCACGACCGCCTTATCTACCTGCTCTCGGGCCATGTGACAGACAAACGGATTCTCCGTTTGATCGGCATGATATTGCGCAGTGGCGTGATGGCAAATGGTACGGTTTTGCTTACGAAAGAGGGAACCGTTCAGGGGAGCCCCTTAAGTCCGTTATTAAGCAATGTAGTGCTTGATGAATTGGATAAGGAGCTTGAACGACGAGGCCTTGAGTTTTACCGATACGCTGATGACTGTGTGCCACGAAGGCAGACACTGTTGCAATAA
- a CDS encoding AraC family transcriptional regulator — protein sequence MDGYRIQFDPAHSLKTLEPALSDGPPLTDLPGYRTFCAFPGINLITLILPGGSTFSTNFIKEDQIFEFGYIFNGIARTFLHESPSTTIELSPKSATAHYIPRTPATFEVTPKPDIQMLGIEVKFEVMQQMLKGQEDDCPKLARVIEAGEDTRFFEATGCRGPQIAVASQILSCPLTGLTRCLFLQSKVLEFLSFQLEAIKDNGTIQRQGLLTRNEEQRIRDARMLLSNRMTEPPSLAELADLTGLNPTKLKKGFKLVFGKTAYACLHEDRMERAHVLLSQGHMNVSQVAWEVGYINVSHFSAAFRKQYGVRPKSFQMAGL from the coding sequence ATGGACGGGTACCGCATCCAGTTTGACCCCGCACACAGCCTGAAAACCCTTGAACCGGCTTTGTCTGACGGACCACCCCTGACCGATTTGCCGGGGTACCGGACGTTCTGCGCATTTCCCGGTATCAACCTGATTACCCTGATCTTGCCTGGGGGTTCGACCTTTTCAACGAATTTCATTAAAGAAGACCAGATTTTTGAGTTTGGGTACATTTTTAACGGCATTGCCCGGACGTTTCTCCACGAATCGCCGTCAACGACCATTGAACTTTCCCCAAAGTCTGCCACGGCTCACTATATTCCCAGGACACCCGCCACCTTTGAGGTCACCCCCAAGCCGGATATCCAGATGCTGGGTATTGAAGTCAAGTTTGAGGTGATGCAGCAGATGCTTAAGGGCCAAGAAGATGACTGCCCAAAGCTTGCACGTGTTATTGAAGCCGGTGAAGACACCCGCTTTTTTGAAGCCACAGGCTGCCGGGGCCCCCAGATTGCAGTGGCAAGCCAGATCCTGTCCTGCCCCTTGACCGGCCTGACTCGCTGTCTGTTTCTCCAGTCAAAGGTGCTGGAATTTCTATCCTTTCAGCTTGAGGCCATAAAGGACAACGGCACCATCCAGCGCCAGGGGCTGCTCACCCGTAACGAGGAACAACGAATCCGGGATGCAAGAATGCTTTTAAGCAACCGGATGACAGAACCGCCCTCCCTTGCTGAATTGGCTGATCTGACAGGGCTGAACCCCACAAAACTGAAAAAAGGATTTAAACTGGTGTTCGGAAAAACCGCCTATGCCTGTCTCCACGAGGATCGCATGGAACGAGCCCACGTACTTTTATCCCAGGGCCACATGAACGTCAGCCAAGTGGCCTGGGAGGTAGGGTACATCAATGTCAGCCACTTCAGCGCGGCGTTCCGGAAACAATATGGGGTCAGGCCCAAATCGTTTCAGATGGCAGGGCTTTAA
- the ltrA gene encoding group II intron reverse transcriptase/maturase has product MLREKYKRRTRKYESTDAGHRGGATRSSDEDSVMELERRGSIDQLEVKKTTGNRRIGLNQAKPFCIPKSEVVEAYERVKANKGAAGFDGQSIEGFEFSLKDNLYKLWNRMSSGSYFPPPVLRVEIPKGDGRMRPLGIPTVSDRIAQQIVKQQLEPELEKHFHPDSYGYRPGKSALDAVGKARKNCWEYDWVLDLDIKGFFDNIDHDLLMRAVRYHTDIKWVILYIERWLKAPVMMTDRTLFYPKKGTPQGGVISPLLANLFLHYAFDNWMEREYPTIPFERYADDAVCHCKSLAQAEYLLRKLNERMESVGLELHPEKTKIVYCKDTDRQKDYSLTSFDFLGYTFRARRSKSRWGKFFINFSPAISNKAAKAIRQTSRKWNWPRRSDKSLEDLAQMFNPVIQGWINYYGRFYKSALYPALRCLDRRLVIWATRKYKRFRGHRRRASQWLERIARRQPNLFAHWRLLYA; this is encoded by the coding sequence ATGCTAAGGGAGAAATACAAGCGGAGGACCCGTAAGTATGAGAGTACCGATGCAGGGCACAGGGGCGGAGCGACCCGTAGTAGTGATGAAGATTCTGTAATGGAATTGGAGCGAAGGGGAAGCATTGACCAGCTTGAAGTAAAGAAAACAACTGGAAACAGGAGGATTGGATTGAACCAAGCAAAGCCGTTTTGTATTCCTAAATCCGAAGTAGTGGAGGCATATGAACGGGTTAAAGCCAACAAAGGGGCTGCCGGATTTGATGGACAGTCAATAGAAGGGTTTGAGTTCAGCTTAAAGGACAATCTATACAAGCTCTGGAATCGGATGTCCTCGGGCAGTTATTTCCCCCCTCCGGTACTGAGGGTGGAAATACCCAAGGGAGACGGTCGAATGAGACCGCTGGGAATACCGACAGTGTCGGACAGAATCGCTCAACAGATAGTCAAGCAGCAATTGGAGCCGGAACTGGAAAAACATTTCCATCCGGATTCTTATGGCTATCGACCAGGGAAATCTGCCTTGGATGCAGTCGGCAAAGCCCGGAAGAATTGTTGGGAGTATGACTGGGTATTGGATCTTGATATTAAAGGCTTTTTCGATAATATTGATCATGATCTTTTGATGAGAGCAGTTCGGTATCACACGGATATCAAGTGGGTGATTCTGTATATAGAACGGTGGCTGAAAGCCCCGGTGATGATGACAGATCGCACACTATTCTATCCAAAGAAGGGAACCCCGCAAGGCGGTGTTATCAGTCCCTTGCTGGCTAATCTCTTTTTGCATTATGCATTCGACAACTGGATGGAGAGGGAATATCCGACCATACCGTTTGAACGCTATGCGGATGATGCAGTCTGCCATTGTAAAAGCCTTGCCCAGGCAGAATATTTGCTGAGAAAGCTGAACGAGCGAATGGAGAGTGTGGGGCTGGAACTGCATCCGGAAAAGACAAAAATCGTCTACTGCAAGGATACAGACCGGCAAAAGGATTATTCCCTGACAAGCTTTGATTTTCTGGGTTATACTTTTCGTGCTCGAAGATCAAAAAGCCGATGGGGAAAATTCTTCATTAATTTCTCTCCTGCCATAAGCAATAAAGCAGCAAAAGCAATTCGACAAACCTCACGAAAGTGGAATTGGCCCAGGCGCAGCGACAAGAGCCTGGAGGATTTAGCCCAAATGTTCAATCCTGTCATTCAAGGCTGGATTAACTATTATGGCAGGTTTTATAAATCTGCGTTATACCCGGCCTTAAGGTGTCTTGATCGCCGATTGGTGATTTGGGCAACAAGGAAATACAAACGTTTTAGAGGACATCGAAGAAGGGCAAGTCAATGGCTGGAACGAATTGCACGAAGACAGCCAAATTTGTTTGCCCATTGGCGATTGCTCTATGCATAG